The window AGAAGAAAAAACAAGTTTCTTTCACTTTAGAGGGCGAGAACGGTAAGCGTCATCCAATGACATTGCCACTCGTCCGTATGTTGAAAACCAGCAAGAGTGAGCGCCCTTTGGTTTACCTTCCGGTGCAAGTGAGCGAAACCGAGACGCAACAATGGCTGGTATACCTGCGTGATCGCAGCGGTTTTAGTTCGCAAATCCGTTTGGGCAAAGACGTGGCGAGTCAGCACTTCGTGATTGATACCGACAAAGAAAACTTGCTTGGAGGTGTTGAAAAGTCATTTAAGAGCGCGCTGAAATCTAAGCCTCTGGTTATCTCGCCAGAAGAGTCAGTCAACATTGATGGCCACGTACTGCCAGCGTATCCAACTTTCGCGGTGAGAACACCGCTGTTGCGTGTGGATGGCTTTGAACTGACCGAGAAAGACAAAAAAGAAGTCGTGACCTTCTACCTGCCAAGCTCGAAGGGTAAGGAAGAGAAAATCACCAAACGTGTACTGAAGAAGCTCAAAGTAGGGGATTCGGTTCGCCCAGTTGTTGAGGGGGAATTCCTGTTTGGTGATGAAGAGAAGACCATCGAATTTGCCATTGATGTTTTAGAGAAAGATGACCAAGAGCAACCGTTCTTTATCTTCGGCCACAACATGGCGAAAGGTGGTGTGCTGCTGAATACACGTGCAGACCACTTACTCGATGCGCGTCCACTGTTTAAAGCCGGTCATATTGAAGTGGCAGAAGTGGAAGGCATATCTTTCCCGGTGAAGCTGGATACGGGCGCGGATGTGAGCTCGATTAATGCCAAGAACATCAAACAGTTCAAGAAAGATGGCCAAGACATGGTGAGCTTCACTTACGAGAACGACAGCGGTATGAAGAAAGAATTTACCAAGCCTGTTGTCGACGTGATGCGTATTAAAGCCAAGAAAGGTGAGAAAGCCAACGTACGCCCTGTG is drawn from Vibrio campbellii CAIM 519 = NBRC 15631 = ATCC 25920 and contains these coding sequences:
- a CDS encoding RimK/LysX family protein, with translation MMKKLSLALALSGALLATPLAWSQTLSATTQDPIYQLDDKVVLGRVESVYYNDIPELSDVPFIGKIDTGADTTSMHAENIHVSSSNPEYKSLKDDKLMWAIIDDLGGTKAKWDADSFKPYQVTVSFTIHHPYTGKEIKITDDLERISAIRSRTSEKPILRPTVKMPMTIAGHTVDTVVNLTKRTQFSAPILIGKTYLDNNAWVFAGYDYLQEQQKAQMIGKKETVNVEGVPYKVSISTTSRYTNVHALNIKVDKKKKQVSFTLEGENGKRHPMTLPLVRMLKTSKSERPLVYLPVQVSETETQQWLVYLRDRSGFSSQIRLGKDVASQHFVIDTDKENLLGGVEKSFKSALKSKPLVISPEESVNIDGHVLPAYPTFAVRTPLLRVDGFELTEKDKKEVVTFYLPSSKGKEEKITKRVLKKLKVGDSVRPVVEGEFLFGDEEKTIEFAIDVLEKDDQEQPFFIFGHNMAKGGVLLNTRADHLLDARPLFKAGHIEVAEVEGISFPVKLDTGADVSSINAKNIKQFKKDGQDMVSFTYENDSGMKKEFTKPVVDVMRIKAKKGEKANVRPVVEMHVKLGELEKKIRVNLQDRSRFHYSMILGKNFLKHGAIVASDTNYIVTEKPDYEE